Proteins encoded in a region of the Corynebacterium breve genome:
- a CDS encoding uracil-DNA glycosylase — protein MALPVHPSWQQVLAPVEDQIHRLGDFLRSEPAFLPAGDNILRAFHDPFDSVKVLIVGQDPYPTPGHAMGLSFSTMPGVKPPRSLMNIYKELNDDLGIPPRSDGDLSRWADQGVLLLNRVLTVRPGAAGSHRGKGWEQVTEHAIRALAQRGTPLVAILWGRDAQQAKKFLGDTPVIASAHPSPLSASRGFFGSRPFSQANVSLTGQGATPVDWQL, from the coding sequence ATGGCACTACCTGTTCATCCCTCGTGGCAACAAGTCCTTGCACCGGTCGAAGACCAAATTCACCGGCTCGGCGATTTCCTCCGCTCAGAGCCTGCTTTTCTACCCGCGGGCGACAACATCTTGCGCGCCTTCCACGATCCCTTTGATTCAGTCAAGGTACTGATCGTTGGCCAAGACCCGTATCCAACACCTGGTCACGCCATGGGCTTAAGCTTTTCGACGATGCCGGGAGTCAAACCTCCTCGCTCGCTGATGAACATCTACAAGGAGCTTAACGACGACCTCGGTATCCCTCCGCGCTCGGACGGAGACCTGTCGAGGTGGGCTGACCAAGGCGTGCTGCTGCTGAACAGGGTGCTCACCGTCCGTCCAGGTGCCGCAGGTTCGCACCGTGGAAAAGGATGGGAGCAGGTGACAGAGCATGCCATCCGCGCCCTAGCTCAGCGTGGCACACCGTTGGTTGCGATCCTGTGGGGCCGTGACGCACAGCAGGCCAAGAAGTTCCTCGGTGATACCCCCGTTATCGCATCGGCACACCCTTCGCCGCTTTCAGCTAGCCGCGGATTCTTCGGTTCACGTCCCTTTTCTCAAGCAAACGTATCTCTCACCGGCCAGGGTGCCACGCCCGTCGACTGGCAACTGTAA
- a CDS encoding DAK2 domain-containing protein translates to MSTFPSELNGARLLSWAQRAVDELNRRREDINALNVFPVPDADTGSNMAYTMNAALEHAKALGTDAPADKVAEALATGSVRGARGNSGVVLSQVLRGLAQSASTGSIDGACVADALDVAVRFVDRAIADPVEGTVITVLRSASTAARTAGPQLHDVVVAASEAARTALANTPSQLGALREAGVVDAGGAGLVVLLDALYSEVTGEEAEESSLSNAGALHPETHGGQGELEIMFFYEGDVAELEEILKPLGDCLVVARSSETEGTVHVHSHDAGRVIEAAFAAGQVSDLRLEILPGGPRTSTPERIVMAVTPPGSLAELYTQASATVVNPSEDIVAEILSTIRASGAQEIVLLPNGMLDNRSLIAVEKATAAFEQQITLLPTVRLVSGIAALAVHDPSQPLATASYTMSEAAGEMRLAVVTEASRAVLTKSGPASKGDIVAHAHGEVIAVGDSLAETIASCCRRLLEPGGEMVTLLVRSEFVDSIVQEELAQTLDVEVVVYPADALDVLAEIGVE, encoded by the coding sequence ATGTCAACGTTTCCTTCCGAGCTGAATGGCGCCCGACTTCTTTCTTGGGCGCAACGTGCCGTTGACGAACTCAACCGACGCCGTGAAGACATCAACGCCCTCAACGTTTTCCCGGTACCGGATGCAGACACTGGCTCCAACATGGCCTACACAATGAACGCGGCATTGGAGCACGCGAAGGCCCTCGGAACTGATGCGCCTGCAGATAAGGTTGCCGAGGCCCTGGCCACCGGCAGCGTCAGGGGCGCACGTGGCAACTCCGGTGTGGTGCTCTCCCAAGTGCTGCGTGGTTTGGCCCAATCCGCATCGACGGGAAGCATCGATGGTGCCTGCGTGGCGGACGCCCTCGATGTGGCGGTTCGCTTTGTTGATCGCGCGATAGCTGATCCCGTGGAAGGAACCGTGATTACGGTGCTTCGTTCGGCGTCAACGGCCGCACGCACTGCGGGGCCACAGCTTCACGACGTCGTCGTGGCCGCATCTGAGGCAGCTCGGACAGCTTTGGCAAACACGCCTTCGCAGCTAGGTGCCTTGCGCGAAGCAGGAGTTGTGGATGCCGGCGGTGCAGGGCTCGTCGTCTTGCTTGATGCCCTTTACAGTGAAGTGACGGGTGAAGAAGCGGAAGAATCGTCGTTAAGCAATGCCGGAGCGTTGCACCCTGAAACGCATGGGGGACAGGGCGAACTGGAAATTATGTTCTTCTACGAAGGTGACGTGGCCGAGCTGGAAGAGATTCTGAAGCCCCTGGGTGATTGCCTGGTTGTTGCGCGCAGCAGTGAGACTGAGGGGACCGTGCATGTACATTCTCATGATGCAGGGCGCGTGATCGAAGCTGCTTTTGCTGCGGGGCAGGTCAGTGACCTTCGCCTCGAAATTTTGCCAGGGGGACCGCGCACGTCGACGCCCGAACGCATCGTCATGGCTGTGACCCCGCCGGGATCGTTAGCGGAGTTGTACACCCAGGCATCGGCGACTGTAGTGAACCCGAGCGAAGACATCGTCGCGGAGATTTTGTCGACGATTCGTGCTTCCGGTGCCCAAGAGATTGTGCTTTTGCCCAACGGCATGCTGGACAATCGCAGCCTCATCGCAGTGGAGAAGGCCACCGCTGCGTTTGAACAGCAGATCACTTTGCTGCCCACTGTGCGCCTCGTCTCTGGTATCGCGGCTTTGGCGGTTCACGATCCGTCGCAGCCTCTGGCCACGGCGTCGTACACGATGTCGGAGGCAGCAGGGGAGATGCGACTAGCGGTGGTCACGGAGGCTAGCCGTGCAGTGTTGACCAAGTCTGGTCCGGCGTCGAAAGGCGATATCGTCGCACATGCGCACGGCGAGGTCATCGCGGTGGGAGATTCGTTGGCAGAAACGATCGCGTCGTGTTGTCGCCGTCTCTTAGAACCCGGCGGCGAAATGGTCACCCTGCTTGTGCGCTCGGAGTTTGTCGATTCGATTGTCCAGGAAGAACTTGCGCAGACCCTCGATGTCGAGGTCGTAGTTTATCCTGCAGATGCATTAGACGTGTTGGCGGAAATCGGGGTGGAGTAG
- a CDS encoding ATP-dependent DNA helicase RecG: MLGFRDDRLLVDVIPEKEAQQLKKHLGLSTCQDLLEHYPRRYIHYGGTSAIMSAHDGDTISFMGTIQAVRGEWRRNKHILHLTIFDGVTSVRATYFNSAYLEKTLEVGTRLMVTGKLSFYRGQPQMSHPSYVLLNGSGQATGSLQKLSKFGSLSDMLADREWLPVYPATGKVSTWTLMGAAHAVLESLPPILEPLEETPAGLIGFDEAMRQVHAPGPEGPDLAIDRLKYNEALSIALVMALRRVDASHETAPALLRVEGRAQDQLLRSLPFPLTKGQQKAVGELSDDLARSLPMMRLLQGEVGSGKTIVALLAMLQAIDNGKQCALLAPTEVLAMQHARSLQMTLLNAGAQVSVVALTGSMNTATKQRSLLSIVSGEADIIVGTHALIQDSVDFFDLGFVVVDEQHRFGVEQRDQLRSKNDRYTPHMLVMTATPIPRTIAMTVFADLEVSTLKELPGGRKPIQSSVVPEFFPKWVARAWEKIREEVADGRQAYVVCPRIEGEGGVLEIADYLQRIQFPDLSVGILHGRMKGEEKDAIMADFSRGGIDVLVSTTVIEVGVDVPNATVMMIRESESFGVSQLHQLRGRVGRGGHKSLCLFHTLAEEDSGQFARVQAVASTSDGFQLAELDLQTRSEGDVLGTAQSGVQRRLKLINLTKDFSIIQRANDDAAGIVEKNADLARSLTAELAQDDLEYLEKS; the protein is encoded by the coding sequence GTGTTGGGGTTTCGGGATGACCGTCTCCTTGTCGACGTAATTCCGGAGAAGGAGGCGCAGCAGCTAAAGAAGCACCTTGGGCTTTCGACGTGTCAAGATCTCCTTGAACACTATCCGCGACGTTATATCCACTACGGTGGAACTTCAGCAATCATGTCTGCTCACGACGGCGACACGATTAGCTTCATGGGTACGATCCAGGCGGTGCGTGGCGAGTGGCGTCGCAATAAACACATCTTGCACCTGACCATCTTTGATGGCGTCACCAGCGTGCGCGCAACATACTTCAATTCTGCCTACCTGGAAAAGACCCTTGAGGTGGGCACCCGTTTGATGGTCACAGGAAAGCTCAGCTTTTACCGGGGGCAGCCCCAGATGTCTCATCCTTCTTATGTACTACTCAACGGGTCGGGCCAAGCGACAGGCTCGCTGCAAAAACTGAGCAAATTCGGGTCCCTCAGCGACATGCTTGCAGATCGCGAGTGGCTTCCCGTCTATCCTGCTACGGGCAAAGTATCCACGTGGACGCTCATGGGTGCTGCGCATGCGGTACTCGAATCGTTGCCACCGATCCTAGAGCCACTCGAGGAAACCCCCGCCGGGCTGATCGGTTTTGATGAGGCGATGCGCCAGGTGCATGCGCCGGGGCCGGAGGGCCCAGACTTGGCCATCGACAGGTTGAAGTACAACGAGGCGTTGTCGATCGCGTTAGTGATGGCTTTGCGACGAGTGGATGCGTCCCACGAAACTGCTCCTGCGCTTCTGCGCGTCGAAGGTCGGGCCCAAGACCAGCTGCTTCGGAGCTTGCCTTTTCCTCTGACAAAAGGCCAGCAGAAAGCCGTCGGCGAACTAAGCGACGATCTCGCGCGCTCACTCCCGATGATGCGCCTTTTGCAAGGTGAGGTTGGTTCGGGCAAAACGATCGTTGCGCTGTTGGCGATGCTGCAGGCGATCGACAACGGGAAGCAATGTGCGTTGCTGGCGCCGACGGAAGTCCTCGCAATGCAGCATGCGCGTTCCCTGCAGATGACGTTGCTCAACGCAGGGGCGCAAGTCAGTGTTGTGGCCTTGACCGGTTCGATGAACACTGCGACTAAACAAAGGTCCTTGCTCTCCATTGTCTCCGGTGAGGCAGACATCATTGTGGGCACGCATGCGCTGATACAGGATTCGGTGGACTTCTTCGATCTAGGTTTCGTGGTGGTTGATGAGCAGCACCGCTTCGGTGTGGAACAGCGTGACCAACTGCGTTCGAAGAATGATCGCTACACCCCGCACATGCTGGTGATGACGGCAACGCCGATCCCTCGCACCATTGCGATGACGGTTTTCGCAGACCTGGAAGTCTCCACTCTCAAGGAACTTCCGGGTGGGCGAAAGCCCATCCAATCGTCGGTCGTCCCCGAGTTTTTCCCTAAATGGGTGGCGCGTGCGTGGGAGAAGATCCGCGAAGAAGTGGCGGATGGGCGTCAAGCATATGTTGTGTGTCCACGCATTGAGGGCGAGGGCGGTGTCCTGGAGATCGCGGACTATCTTCAGCGCATCCAATTCCCAGATCTCTCGGTGGGCATCTTGCATGGGCGAATGAAAGGAGAAGAGAAAGACGCCATCATGGCCGACTTCTCTCGTGGAGGCATCGACGTATTGGTATCCACCACAGTTATCGAAGTCGGCGTTGACGTACCGAACGCAACTGTCATGATGATCCGCGAATCCGAATCCTTTGGCGTATCCCAGCTCCACCAGCTGCGCGGTCGCGTGGGTCGTGGCGGGCATAAGTCTCTGTGCCTGTTCCACACGCTGGCAGAAGAGGACTCGGGCCAGTTCGCCCGAGTGCAAGCCGTGGCGAGCACCTCGGACGGCTTTCAGCTGGCTGAACTGGATTTGCAAACTCGCAGCGAAGGCGACGTGCTAGGCACTGCGCAGTCGGGAGTGCAGCGACGTTTGAAGCTGATCAACCTGACGAAAGACTTCTCCATTATCCAACGTGCCAACGATGATGCCGCGGGAATTGTCGAAAAGAATGCAGATCTTGCGCGATCACTAACTGCGGAATTGGCGCAAGACGACCTCGAATATCTAGAGAAGAGCTAG